From a single Bos indicus isolate NIAB-ARS_2022 breed Sahiwal x Tharparkar chromosome 11, NIAB-ARS_B.indTharparkar_mat_pri_1.0, whole genome shotgun sequence genomic region:
- the SURF4 gene encoding surfeit locus protein 4 isoform X2: MWFQWSEQRDYIDTTWNCGYLLASSFVFLNLLGQLTGCILVLSRNFVQYACFGLFGIIALQTIAYSILWDLKFLMRNLALGGGLLLLLAESRSEGKSMFAGVPTMRESSPKQYMQLGGRVLLVLMFMTLLHFDASFFSILQNIVGTALMILVAIGFKTKLAALTLVVWLFAINVYFNAFWTIPVYKPMHDFLKYDFFQTMSVIGGLLLVVALGPGGVSMDEKKKEW, translated from the exons ATGTGGTTCCAGTGGAGCGAGCAGCGGGACTACATCGACACCACCTGGAACTGCGGCTACCTGCTGGCCTCCTCCTTCGTCTTCCTCAACCTGCTCGGACAGCTGA CCGGCTGCATCCTGGTGCTGAGCAGGAACTTCGTGCAGTACGCCTGCTTTGGGCTCTTTGGCATCATCGCGCTGCAG ACGATCGCCTACAGTATTTTATGGGACTTGAAGTTTCTGATGAG GAACCTGGCCCTGGGAggaggcttgctgctgctgctggctgagTCCCGATCCGAAGGCAAGAGCATGTTCGCGGGCGTCCCCACCATGCGTGAGAGCTCCCCCAAGCAGTACATGCAGCTCGGAGGCCGAGTCCTGCTGGTCCTGATGTTCATGACGCTGCTCCACTTTGACGCCAGCTTTTTCTCG ATCCTCCAGAACATCGTGGGCACGGCTCTGATGATTTTGGTGGCCATCGGCTTTAAAACCAAGCTGGCCGCCTTGACTCTTGTCGTCTGGCTGTTTGCCATCAACGTGTACTTCAATGCCTTCTGGACCATTCCCGTCTATAAGCCCATGCACGACTTTCTCAAGTACGACTTCTTCCAGACCATGTCGGTGATCGGAGGCTTGCTCCTGGTGGTGGCCCTGGGCCCCGGGGGTGTGTCCATGGAcgagaagaagaaagaatggtAA
- the SURF4 gene encoding surfeit locus protein 4 isoform X1, translated as MGQNDLMGTAEDFADQFLRVTKQYLPHVARLCLISTFLEDGIRMWFQWSEQRDYIDTTWNCGYLLASSFVFLNLLGQLTGCILVLSRNFVQYACFGLFGIIALQTIAYSILWDLKFLMRNLALGGGLLLLLAESRSEGKSMFAGVPTMRESSPKQYMQLGGRVLLVLMFMTLLHFDASFFSILQNIVGTALMILVAIGFKTKLAALTLVVWLFAINVYFNAFWTIPVYKPMHDFLKYDFFQTMSVIGGLLLVVALGPGGVSMDEKKKEW; from the exons ATGGGCCAGAACGACCTGATGGGCACGGCCGAGGACTTCGCCGACCAG TTCCTGCGCGTCACGAAGCAGTACCTGCCGCACGTGGCACGCCTCTGCCTCATCAGCACGTTCCTGGAGGACGGCATCCGCATGTGGTTCCAGTGGAGCGAGCAGCGGGACTACATCGACACCACCTGGAACTGCGGCTACCTGCTGGCCTCCTCCTTCGTCTTCCTCAACCTGCTCGGACAGCTGA CCGGCTGCATCCTGGTGCTGAGCAGGAACTTCGTGCAGTACGCCTGCTTTGGGCTCTTTGGCATCATCGCGCTGCAG ACGATCGCCTACAGTATTTTATGGGACTTGAAGTTTCTGATGAG GAACCTGGCCCTGGGAggaggcttgctgctgctgctggctgagTCCCGATCCGAAGGCAAGAGCATGTTCGCGGGCGTCCCCACCATGCGTGAGAGCTCCCCCAAGCAGTACATGCAGCTCGGAGGCCGAGTCCTGCTGGTCCTGATGTTCATGACGCTGCTCCACTTTGACGCCAGCTTTTTCTCG ATCCTCCAGAACATCGTGGGCACGGCTCTGATGATTTTGGTGGCCATCGGCTTTAAAACCAAGCTGGCCGCCTTGACTCTTGTCGTCTGGCTGTTTGCCATCAACGTGTACTTCAATGCCTTCTGGACCATTCCCGTCTATAAGCCCATGCACGACTTTCTCAAGTACGACTTCTTCCAGACCATGTCGGTGATCGGAGGCTTGCTCCTGGTGGTGGCCCTGGGCCCCGGGGGTGTGTCCATGGAcgagaagaagaaagaatggtAA